In Nasonia vitripennis strain AsymCx chromosome 2, Nvit_psr_1.1, whole genome shotgun sequence, a genomic segment contains:
- the LOC100121779 gene encoding uncharacterized protein LOC100121779 isoform X2, with protein sequence MYNKYKPSNNYSTNTTSNYNSRSVNGYPTSTANNNNSKPMNHAASNSSNYNKPTNGISSMTAQSRRDPLNVLKMVLKGMKNAKITTGIRKVDVLTKVKFELCQAGRDPDDVYSMQHLNDHLDELWEEIELKEDYIYFRDELAIIKEQQRRSLNEKRPPLTTNRYDESPMIYNRQQEKQKKSFVKETPVHETVEAMDTTSQFSRYCQEPKSTPMKAHSVSDDLINEKIRFRLQKLIEKHPEGIWCSELPNEYKKEYSIDLDYKDLGYTCIAEFVAKLPDIFEITKPLDNRLMVLNAKRPKHDFPNNFQKKTLASMYNIEVAKEPEPVPLQLTSNTSKTFFPSGVMNLNETVEIISVLTLSTIEHIEVNVSEIFTPSFFWVTLRENKKKFKAMMTELDDFYKYQDLDLYRIPQVVLQAGLNIACIYAKIWHRGIIKKIKPDGFVVILFYDYGTVSTYHPSDVYFLHTRFSILPAQAIASGLCNTKPIGSIEWPRKSYEAFYDKVWNIPMIAVVSSINEENNTMMITLTDTSDDENDLHINDWMVENNFAEWGKMVCMKKNFAFEHYQRCQQINGLTLSTHGESIKNELVENNSLISKNSVTHDSKISALQKCKSFYSCSSDCSSSLDETVYVYASKVEDSKQARSEKLFNRCKDLMVKRIIDTSNIDGSDSNKKNNINERCQQDCSTTYDDLRNSTQFNLTKEERENSTVNNDGLTIKEVPFHTLTAFDEINIKPRSNAYKETKISSTKSSNLTTSSSNLNDTGSFHTASSVATLVQETIGYVKQTHTITQAILLNTPLNKLDDVSNSNVQDLRNERIENKAFGNSGFVSLETFNTPISSDSNDNLSTIKTHLSVKNNYSEIDSIRNEYRPTSQSSRNESDYELPVSHINQNGDARSVNRNSKNEVEQELPIRKAKENGYAESHHDTNVCIKRRPSIHSASSYTSEYSQSNNAELNGADEYNDDKLKEGEDGTIFFERVIENGYKNPTINIKYPSNFAALHANKFENNADSTRVNSIENIKPCDEIDEGYLTGSRRSRTNGSLSLTSNACDTTFVTSPMYIELQLSEKCDNKLIHIFHLENNGWVCMNEVVEAFTNYLDERVLMKLIQVLQLDIMFRDLTRKTDPYLFHQLDESRLKAPRDEENKIVSDFVLTLITCKAMIQLLIDLDFIETKMVKEAIPLMRTLSNNTEDIIYKHFNNKILFDALNVTVQYGVFKRTQKISAK encoded by the exons ATGTACAACAAGTACAAGCCTTCAAATAATTACTCCACTAATACTACGAGTAATTATAACAGCAGGTCTGTCAACGGTTATCCTACCAGCACggctaataataataacagcaaGCCTATGAACCATGCTGCTAGCAATAGCAGCAATTACAACAAACCTACGAATGGTATTTCCAGTATGACTGCACAGTCTCGCAGAGATCCCTTAAATGTATTGAAGATGGTTTTGAAAGGTATGAAGAACGCAAAAATCACTACTGGCATTCGCAAGGTTGATGTTTTGACTAAAGTCAAGTTTGAGCTTTGCCAAGCTGGGCGAGACCCTGATGATGTTTATTCGATGCAACATCTAAATGACCATTTAGATGAACTTTGGGAGGAAATCGAGCTGAAAGaagattatatttattttagagATGAACTAGCTATTATTAAGGAGCAACAGAGAAGAAgtttgaatgaaaaaagacCGCCTTTAACCACAAATCGTTATGATGAATCGCCTATGATTTACAATAGACAAcaggaaaaacaaaaaaagtcgTTTGTTAAAGAGACTCCTGTTCATGAAACTGTTGAAGCAATGGATACTACTAGTCAATTTTCTCGATATTGTCAAGAACCAAAGTCAACACCCATGAAAGCTCATTCAGTTTCGGATGATCTGATCAATGAAAAAATTAGATTTCGATTGCAGAAATTAATAGAAAAACATCCAGAGGGAATTTGGTGCTCAGAATTAccaaatgaatataaaaaggAATATAGTATAGATTTAGATTACAAAGACTTAGGATACACTTGTATTGCAGAATTTGTTGCTAAATTGCCAGatatttttgagattactaAGCCTTTGGATAATAGATTAATGGTTTTGAATGCCAAACGACCTAAACATGACTTCCCAAATAATTTCCAAAAAAAGACTTTGGCTTCCATGTACAATATTGAAGTTGCAAAGGAACCAGAGCCAGTACCTCTTCAAttg acatcaaatacatctaaaactttttttcccaGTGGTGTTATGAACCTTAATGAAACTGTAGAAATTATCAGCGTTCTTACATTGAGTACCATAGAGCATATTGAAGTTAATGTTTCTGAAATATTTACTCCATCATTCTTTTGGGTAACATTgcgtgaaaataaaaagaagttCAAAGCAATGATGACTGAGTTGGA tgACTTCTACAAATACcaagatttagatttatatagaATTCCACAGGTCGTATTACAAGCAGGATTGAACATTGCTTGTATTTATGCTAAAATTTGGCATAGAGGTATAATTAAAAAGATTAAACCTGATGGATTTGTTgtc ataCTGTTTTATGACTATGGAACTGTATCAACATACCATCCGAGTGATGTATATTTCTTGCACACAAGGTTTTCTATTCTACCTGCACAAGCAATAGCTTCTGGTTTATGCAATACGAAGCCTATTGGATCCATTGAATGGCCACGCAAATCATATGAAGCATTTTACGATAAAGTTTGGAACATACCAATGATTGCTGTTGTATCCAGTATAAATGAAgaa AACAATACCATGATGATCACTTTGACAGATACAAGTGATGACGAGAATGATTTACACATAAATGACTGGATGGTGGAGAATAATTTCGCTGAATGGGGTAAAATGGtttgtatgaaaaaaaattttgcttttGAACATTATCAACGATGCCAACAAATAAACGGCCTCACTTTATCAACTCATGGTGAATCCATAAAGAATGAATTAGTCGAAAACAATTCTCTtatatcaaaaaattctgTTACTCACGACTCAAAAATTTCTGCTCTACAAAAGTGTAAGTCGTTTTATTCTTGCTCATCCGACTGTTCTTCATCACTCGATGAAACGGTTTACGTTTATGCTAGCAAAGTTGAAGATAGCAAACAAGCTCGCAGTGAAAAACTTTTTAATCGATGTAAGGATTTGATGGTTAAGCGAATAATTGATACTTCAAATATTGATGGAAGCGattctaacaaaaaaaataacataaatGAACGTTGTCAGCAAGACTGTAGTACAACATACGACGATTTGCGAAATTCAACACAGTTTAATTTGacgaaagaagagagagaaaattctaCTGTAAATAATGACGGATTAACG aTTAAGGAGGTACCTTTTCATACATTGACTGCATTTGATGAAATCAATATTAAACCTCGTAGTAACGCATACAAAGAAACGAAAATATCAAGTACGAAATCCTCGAACCTTACAACTTCATCTTCAAATTTGAATGATACAGGATCTTTTCACACTGCTTCAAGTGTGGCCACATTGGTCCAAGAAACTATTGGCTATGTCAAGCAAACTCACACTATTACTCAAGCAATTCTTTTGAACACACCCCTCAACAAATTAGATGATGTTTCGAACAGCAATGTCCAAGATCTGAGAAATGAAAGAATAGAAAATAAAGCCTTTGGAAATAGTGGTTTCGTGAGCTTGGAAACTTTTAATACACCTATTAGCTCAGACTCCAATGACAATCTCAGTACTATAAAAACCCACTTGTCTGTAAAAAATAACTATTCGGAAATTGATAGCATTCGAAATGAATATCGACCCACGAGTCAGAGTTCAAGAAATGAATCAGATTATGAATTGCCAGTAAGTCACATTAACCAAAATGGCGATGCAAGATCTGTAAATCGAAATTCCAAAAACGAAGTGGAACAAGAATTACCAATACGAAAAGCCAAAGAAAACGGGTATGCAGAATCGCATCATGATACAAATGTCTGTATCAAGAGACGACCGTCGATCCATTCTGCAAGTTCCTATACATCAGAATACAGTCAATCGAATAATGCAGAATTAAATGGTGCTGACGAATATAATGATGATAAGTTAAAAGAGGGGGAAGATGGGactatattttttgaaagagtAATTGAGAATGGTTACAAAAATCCGACGATCAACATAAAGTATCCATCTAATTTTGCAGCCTTGCATGctaacaaatttgaaaataacgcGGATTCGACGAGAGtcaattctattgaaaatataaaaccttGTGATGAAATCGATGAAGGATATCTGACTGGTAGTAGACGATCACGAACTAATGGTTCTTTATCATTAACTTCAAATGCATGTGATACTACTTTTGTGACTTCTCCTATGTATATTGAATTAC AACTTTCCGAAAAATGTGATAACAAATTAATTCACATCTTTCATTTGGAAAACAATGGATGGGTTTGCATGAACGAAGTTGTCGAGGCATTCACCAACTACTTAGATGAAAGAGTCCTGATGAAATTAATCCAAGTTTTACAACTAGATATAATGTTTCGCGATTTAACAAGGAAAACAGATCCTTACCTCTTTCACCAACTAGATGA aAGCCGATTGAAGGCGCCAAGGGatgaagaaaacaaaattgtttcaGATTTTGTTTTGACTCTAATCACTTGTAAGGCTATGATACAACTTTTAATAGACCTAGATTTCATTGAAACCAAGATGGTTAAAGAAGCAATTCCTTTGATGAGGACACTTAGTAATAATACAGAAGATATCATATACAAGcattttaataacaaaattttgtttgatgCATTG AATGTGACAGTACAGTACGGAGTATTTAAGCGGACGCAAAAAATATCAgcgaaatga
- the LOC100121779 gene encoding uncharacterized protein LOC100121779 isoform X1, which translates to MPDKNDKLVEVKTILRSLLIAKANTTVTLKHLCKMYIEMEDCYIPFRDLGFSNLVDFLKSIVDTVTLYTNYAGELCVRHVDTEKSAHITSLVSRQSKPKKPTAKKKASYRPPYNYSPNYKSSSYSYKPSTNAYRKPFVDYYSKPTNNYNGMYNKYKPSNNYSTNTTSNYNSRSVNGYPTSTANNNNSKPMNHAASNSSNYNKPTNGISSMTAQSRRDPLNVLKMVLKGMKNAKITTGIRKVDVLTKVKFELCQAGRDPDDVYSMQHLNDHLDELWEEIELKEDYIYFRDELAIIKEQQRRSLNEKRPPLTTNRYDESPMIYNRQQEKQKKSFVKETPVHETVEAMDTTSQFSRYCQEPKSTPMKAHSVSDDLINEKIRFRLQKLIEKHPEGIWCSELPNEYKKEYSIDLDYKDLGYTCIAEFVAKLPDIFEITKPLDNRLMVLNAKRPKHDFPNNFQKKTLASMYNIEVAKEPEPVPLQLTSNTSKTFFPSGVMNLNETVEIISVLTLSTIEHIEVNVSEIFTPSFFWVTLRENKKKFKAMMTELDDFYKYQDLDLYRIPQVVLQAGLNIACIYAKIWHRGIIKKIKPDGFVVILFYDYGTVSTYHPSDVYFLHTRFSILPAQAIASGLCNTKPIGSIEWPRKSYEAFYDKVWNIPMIAVVSSINEENNTMMITLTDTSDDENDLHINDWMVENNFAEWGKMVCMKKNFAFEHYQRCQQINGLTLSTHGESIKNELVENNSLISKNSVTHDSKISALQKCKSFYSCSSDCSSSLDETVYVYASKVEDSKQARSEKLFNRCKDLMVKRIIDTSNIDGSDSNKKNNINERCQQDCSTTYDDLRNSTQFNLTKEERENSTVNNDGLTIKEVPFHTLTAFDEINIKPRSNAYKETKISSTKSSNLTTSSSNLNDTGSFHTASSVATLVQETIGYVKQTHTITQAILLNTPLNKLDDVSNSNVQDLRNERIENKAFGNSGFVSLETFNTPISSDSNDNLSTIKTHLSVKNNYSEIDSIRNEYRPTSQSSRNESDYELPVSHINQNGDARSVNRNSKNEVEQELPIRKAKENGYAESHHDTNVCIKRRPSIHSASSYTSEYSQSNNAELNGADEYNDDKLKEGEDGTIFFERVIENGYKNPTINIKYPSNFAALHANKFENNADSTRVNSIENIKPCDEIDEGYLTGSRRSRTNGSLSLTSNACDTTFVTSPMYIELQLSEKCDNKLIHIFHLENNGWVCMNEVVEAFTNYLDERVLMKLIQVLQLDIMFRDLTRKTDPYLFHQLDESRLKAPRDEENKIVSDFVLTLITCKAMIQLLIDLDFIETKMVKEAIPLMRTLSNNTEDIIYKHFNNKILFDALNVTVQYGVFKRTQKISAK; encoded by the exons ATGCCGGACAAAAACGACAAGCTCGTCGAGGTAAAGACGATTCTGCGCTCATTGTTGATCGCGAAAGCCAACACTACTGTTACGTTGAAACATCTCTGCAAAATGTATATTGAAATGGAAGATTGTTACATTCCCTTCCGCGACCTCGGCTTCTCAAATTtggttgattttttgaaaagcaTCGTTGACACCGTGACGCTGTACACAAACTATGCCGGCGAGCTGTGCGTCAGACATGTGGACACGGAAAAATCTGCGCACATTACTTCGCTCGTGAGTCGACAATCGAAACCGAAAAAGCCAACCGCGAAGAAAAAAGCGTCCTATCGTCCACCTTATAACTATAGCCCAAACTACAAGTCTTCCAGTTATTCTTATAAACCGTCCACTAATGCTTACAGAAAACCGTTCGTTGATTATTATAGCAAGCCGACCAATAACTACAACGGGATGTACAACAAGTACAAGCCTTCAAATAATTACTCCACTAATACTACGAGTAATTATAACAGCAGGTCTGTCAACGGTTATCCTACCAGCACggctaataataataacagcaaGCCTATGAACCATGCTGCTAGCAATAGCAGCAATTACAACAAACCTACGAATGGTATTTCCAGTATGACTGCACAGTCTCGCAGAGATCCCTTAAATGTATTGAAGATGGTTTTGAAAGGTATGAAGAACGCAAAAATCACTACTGGCATTCGCAAGGTTGATGTTTTGACTAAAGTCAAGTTTGAGCTTTGCCAAGCTGGGCGAGACCCTGATGATGTTTATTCGATGCAACATCTAAATGACCATTTAGATGAACTTTGGGAGGAAATCGAGCTGAAAGaagattatatttattttagagATGAACTAGCTATTATTAAGGAGCAACAGAGAAGAAgtttgaatgaaaaaagacCGCCTTTAACCACAAATCGTTATGATGAATCGCCTATGATTTACAATAGACAAcaggaaaaacaaaaaaagtcgTTTGTTAAAGAGACTCCTGTTCATGAAACTGTTGAAGCAATGGATACTACTAGTCAATTTTCTCGATATTGTCAAGAACCAAAGTCAACACCCATGAAAGCTCATTCAGTTTCGGATGATCTGATCAATGAAAAAATTAGATTTCGATTGCAGAAATTAATAGAAAAACATCCAGAGGGAATTTGGTGCTCAGAATTAccaaatgaatataaaaaggAATATAGTATAGATTTAGATTACAAAGACTTAGGATACACTTGTATTGCAGAATTTGTTGCTAAATTGCCAGatatttttgagattactaAGCCTTTGGATAATAGATTAATGGTTTTGAATGCCAAACGACCTAAACATGACTTCCCAAATAATTTCCAAAAAAAGACTTTGGCTTCCATGTACAATATTGAAGTTGCAAAGGAACCAGAGCCAGTACCTCTTCAAttg acatcaaatacatctaaaactttttttcccaGTGGTGTTATGAACCTTAATGAAACTGTAGAAATTATCAGCGTTCTTACATTGAGTACCATAGAGCATATTGAAGTTAATGTTTCTGAAATATTTACTCCATCATTCTTTTGGGTAACATTgcgtgaaaataaaaagaagttCAAAGCAATGATGACTGAGTTGGA tgACTTCTACAAATACcaagatttagatttatatagaATTCCACAGGTCGTATTACAAGCAGGATTGAACATTGCTTGTATTTATGCTAAAATTTGGCATAGAGGTATAATTAAAAAGATTAAACCTGATGGATTTGTTgtc ataCTGTTTTATGACTATGGAACTGTATCAACATACCATCCGAGTGATGTATATTTCTTGCACACAAGGTTTTCTATTCTACCTGCACAAGCAATAGCTTCTGGTTTATGCAATACGAAGCCTATTGGATCCATTGAATGGCCACGCAAATCATATGAAGCATTTTACGATAAAGTTTGGAACATACCAATGATTGCTGTTGTATCCAGTATAAATGAAgaa AACAATACCATGATGATCACTTTGACAGATACAAGTGATGACGAGAATGATTTACACATAAATGACTGGATGGTGGAGAATAATTTCGCTGAATGGGGTAAAATGGtttgtatgaaaaaaaattttgcttttGAACATTATCAACGATGCCAACAAATAAACGGCCTCACTTTATCAACTCATGGTGAATCCATAAAGAATGAATTAGTCGAAAACAATTCTCTtatatcaaaaaattctgTTACTCACGACTCAAAAATTTCTGCTCTACAAAAGTGTAAGTCGTTTTATTCTTGCTCATCCGACTGTTCTTCATCACTCGATGAAACGGTTTACGTTTATGCTAGCAAAGTTGAAGATAGCAAACAAGCTCGCAGTGAAAAACTTTTTAATCGATGTAAGGATTTGATGGTTAAGCGAATAATTGATACTTCAAATATTGATGGAAGCGattctaacaaaaaaaataacataaatGAACGTTGTCAGCAAGACTGTAGTACAACATACGACGATTTGCGAAATTCAACACAGTTTAATTTGacgaaagaagagagagaaaattctaCTGTAAATAATGACGGATTAACG aTTAAGGAGGTACCTTTTCATACATTGACTGCATTTGATGAAATCAATATTAAACCTCGTAGTAACGCATACAAAGAAACGAAAATATCAAGTACGAAATCCTCGAACCTTACAACTTCATCTTCAAATTTGAATGATACAGGATCTTTTCACACTGCTTCAAGTGTGGCCACATTGGTCCAAGAAACTATTGGCTATGTCAAGCAAACTCACACTATTACTCAAGCAATTCTTTTGAACACACCCCTCAACAAATTAGATGATGTTTCGAACAGCAATGTCCAAGATCTGAGAAATGAAAGAATAGAAAATAAAGCCTTTGGAAATAGTGGTTTCGTGAGCTTGGAAACTTTTAATACACCTATTAGCTCAGACTCCAATGACAATCTCAGTACTATAAAAACCCACTTGTCTGTAAAAAATAACTATTCGGAAATTGATAGCATTCGAAATGAATATCGACCCACGAGTCAGAGTTCAAGAAATGAATCAGATTATGAATTGCCAGTAAGTCACATTAACCAAAATGGCGATGCAAGATCTGTAAATCGAAATTCCAAAAACGAAGTGGAACAAGAATTACCAATACGAAAAGCCAAAGAAAACGGGTATGCAGAATCGCATCATGATACAAATGTCTGTATCAAGAGACGACCGTCGATCCATTCTGCAAGTTCCTATACATCAGAATACAGTCAATCGAATAATGCAGAATTAAATGGTGCTGACGAATATAATGATGATAAGTTAAAAGAGGGGGAAGATGGGactatattttttgaaagagtAATTGAGAATGGTTACAAAAATCCGACGATCAACATAAAGTATCCATCTAATTTTGCAGCCTTGCATGctaacaaatttgaaaataacgcGGATTCGACGAGAGtcaattctattgaaaatataaaaccttGTGATGAAATCGATGAAGGATATCTGACTGGTAGTAGACGATCACGAACTAATGGTTCTTTATCATTAACTTCAAATGCATGTGATACTACTTTTGTGACTTCTCCTATGTATATTGAATTAC AACTTTCCGAAAAATGTGATAACAAATTAATTCACATCTTTCATTTGGAAAACAATGGATGGGTTTGCATGAACGAAGTTGTCGAGGCATTCACCAACTACTTAGATGAAAGAGTCCTGATGAAATTAATCCAAGTTTTACAACTAGATATAATGTTTCGCGATTTAACAAGGAAAACAGATCCTTACCTCTTTCACCAACTAGATGA aAGCCGATTGAAGGCGCCAAGGGatgaagaaaacaaaattgtttcaGATTTTGTTTTGACTCTAATCACTTGTAAGGCTATGATACAACTTTTAATAGACCTAGATTTCATTGAAACCAAGATGGTTAAAGAAGCAATTCCTTTGATGAGGACACTTAGTAATAATACAGAAGATATCATATACAAGcattttaataacaaaattttgtttgatgCATTG AATGTGACAGTACAGTACGGAGTATTTAAGCGGACGCAAAAAATATCAgcgaaatga